A stretch of Bacillota bacterium DNA encodes these proteins:
- a CDS encoding DUF4870 domain-containing protein gives MNYQVPNIGQSSLGMAENVAGLLTYSAGIIAGIFFLTLEKESRFVKFHAMQSILFSLAYLSVALALRVVPVLGRILYMLLTPLGLIVWIVLMIKAYRHEYFELPLIGEVARTQLQNNRKL, from the coding sequence ATGAACTATCAAGTTCCTAACATAGGGCAATCATCTCTCGGCATGGCTGAAAATGTGGCCGGACTGCTGACCTATTCGGCCGGTATTATTGCGGGCATCTTCTTTCTAACGCTGGAAAAAGAAAGCCGGTTTGTTAAGTTCCACGCCATGCAATCCATTCTATTTAGTCTGGCATATCTGTCCGTGGCGCTGGCCCTTCGCGTTGTACCCGTGCTGGGCCGAATTCTTTACATGTTGCTGACACCCCTGGGACTGATCGTGTGGATTGTACTGATGATCAAGGCCTACCGCCACGAATATTTCGAGTTGCCACTGATTGGAGAAGTGGCCCGAACGCAATTACAGAATAATCGAAAATTATAA